The following coding sequences lie in one Cryptococcus gattii WM276 chromosome L, complete sequence genomic window:
- a CDS encoding uncharacterized protein (Similar to TIGR gene model, INSD accession AAW45150.1) has product MSLIRSTIRLSRPSVSFTRFLHSSCRVLASEVPPNPFEDPIFKAFADRVKQHQGAVDAMKGLMSVMQQKGFDKNKKPTMMQMIEMASDKDLKAAASVLMSELQKAGVNQTEAMEIFKKASSR; this is encoded by the exons ATGAGCCTCATTCGTTCAACCATCCGCCTTTCTCGCCCTTCAGTCTCTTTCACCAGGTTTCTCCACTCGTCCTGTCGTGTGCTTGCTTCGGAAGTTCCCCCAAATCCTTTTGAGGATCCCATTTTCAAAGCATTTGCCGACCGAGTCAAGCAGCATCAAGGGGCAGTGGATGCAATGAAGGGCCTCATGAGTGTTATGCAGCAAAAGG GTTTTGACAAGAATAAGAAACCTACAATGATGCAGATGATCGAAATGGCCTCTGACAAAGACTTGAAGGCTGCCGCCTCAGTG CTAATGTCGGAGCTCCAAAAGGCCGGCGTTAATCAAACG GAAGCAATGGAGATTTTCAAGAAAGCAAGCTCAAGATAG